A region of the Silene latifolia isolate original U9 population chromosome 9, ASM4854445v1, whole genome shotgun sequence genome:
gcggccGAGGCAAAGGCagcgaaggctgctcaggaagcggcggccaaggcggcccatgatactaaggtgaaggaggctagagaggaggctgagaaggcaaaggcaagtgaagctgccaagtcgtccTCTGGGCCGCCCAGCGATggtgatgctgctgctgctgccggtggcgagcggcGACAAGTATAGGGAGACGgtcggtcgtcaccagactcacctggcccttcagacagcttcagctgtccgggggccaacttttgagcctttcctccctgccatccttttggcgcttcatgtcttGATGTTGaaatttttgttgttccttctttttttgttaaactttggtaggttgagcttaggctatccttatggggacggccgtcgactttattttgtcttacttgtaaacattttttaatgaagtttgtttatttgccctcggcttggccgaggctttgatctcatcctcaattcagttgtcttcttacgtttttaaacatattgagcgctttttttttgttttaccttcggcttggccgaggcaattagattgcgtatctcaactgtacttaaatgTTTTTTTAGCATATTGATCGTGTCCTCTGCTGCACCTGAATAGGCCGAGGCAGCAAGATTCACGTTTCCCAATTTGCtcagcaacatgttggcatgtcggtcgcttcctcctccactctcggtctggccgaggcggtcagatttgcgcttcccaactgctgttgtaaacatgttagcatatcggtcgtttttccccgtcactcccggctttggccgaggcaatcgaggttacggctcgactgcattcgtatctatagacatattgatcgcttcctctgccactcccggattggccgaggcagtcagatttgcgtttctcaactgtacttatacgttcttaagcatgttggtcgctttcgcgagtatcaactgcatttgtagtgattgccggctttggccgtggTGTCTACTtcggtacgactacggaggggacaagcatttcgatggaaaacttggatcactcttcataagatataatcatgcgttggggtgcccacaacggtctcggacacctccgccgctatacgaaatatttcctaaggttgtctgtgttccagtggctcattagaggcacaccctccatgtctgtcagccggtatgtccccggcctcatttcttcaaccaccttgtagggtccctcccagttggccgtcatcttaccatggatgtttcctttgttggttgcggccgactttctcaggactagatctcctactctcaagtcccttttgtggaccctacggttgtaggctcttctcattcggttttgatatactgccaagttgagccgtgccgtatctcgactttcttcgaccaggtctagggaggctctcaggccttcttcattttcgactgggttaaaggttttcgttctgaatgtcggcaccgctgcttcaattggcaggacggcctcagacccatagactaggtggaatggactgtaccctgttgcttctttctccgtggttcgaagggaccacaggacgccgggtagttcatcaaccCATCTTCCCTAtagatcttcaactttcttcttcaacccgttcagtattgttttattagctgcctccgcctgcccgttcctctgagggtggcagacgtaggagtatgcaaatttgataccgagctcttccaaccaattcatcaccatgtcgctccaaaactcttggcgtggtcaaatacaatgacttggggtaacccaaaacgagttatgatgttctcccaaattacctttcttacggccgccgttgtcttggcaggtaccgcgacagcctcgacccatttggtaaagtagtcaacggcgacaatcaggtacttccttcctccggcgGCCGTCcgaaatggtcctaataaatccatcccccactgtgcaaatggtaggggactaagtaccggttgcaggtctcgggaaggtgcatgtattaccggagcatgcatctgacaattcttgcacttcttggtttttgccctggaatctttcagcatggtaggccagaagtagccggctcggagagctttgtgggctagcgttctcgcccccatgtgatgtccgcagatgccttcgtgaatctctgtcagtataagctccgcgtcggctgggccgacacatttcaagagtggtcttattacggaccttctgtacaattctccttcgaacactaagtactCTTTTGTcggcttgtatttcattatcggagtcatccacgtcgtctcggcttcgatgtcgcccaccatgccgatggtctcagtgatgcttttagcatttctgatatccaccagcacggttcgactgacatttttgatgcttgaactggcaagttttgagagagcgtcggctcggttgttctcggacactgggatgcaatcgtatttggaaagatttcaattttgaggtgtcagcttttaccctctccaggtaccttaccatcccatcgtctcgagtctcatactctcctcagatttgattagtcactaagagcgaGTCTGTTTTCAAAACAATATGTTCcaccccggcagctctagctaactcgactccagttatcaccgcctcatattcggattcgttatttgaggccgagaaggtaaacttcatggcgtactcaaactcgtctccgttagggctgatgataaggatgccggctcctgagctgtttgccgtggaggacccgtcggtatacacttcccacacgccgggatgtgattcttcttgatacgtgcactcggccaggaagtctgcaagcgctttcccctttatcgaaggcctcggcttgtactgaatgtcgaagccggagagctccacttcccatttgataagtctgccggatttttcgaatttttctaatgctttctccaatggctggtcggttaagaccgtcacgggatgtgcgtcgaagtagggtttcagcttccttgcggcaatGACGACGGCGAGGGAtgccttttcgattagtgggtaatttctttcggcgtccagcagtgtatggctgataaagtaaattgggtattgctgcttattttcttccctgacgattacaagatcgaccgtggccgaggtaatcgctaaatatagatatagcgtctcccccagcgtcggcctggagagggtcggtagtgtcagaaggtgggctttcagttgcctgaaagccgtgctctgttcctcccccccagctaaagtttttattccctttcagcactttaaagaacggagtgctcttgtcggccgaccgagagatgaagcgggcgatagccgccatccttccggtcagcgtcattacctcttttcgatttctcggctccggtaggtctagaattgctttgactttctccggattgacatcaattcccctggcgctgacaagcacgccgaggaacttgccggcccggacaccgaagttacatttctttgggttaagcttcattttatatttccttagtgaacaaaatgtctcgcttaaatcggctaagtgctcgctgtgagacttgctttttacaatagcgtcgtcgacgtaagcctcgatgtttcgccctttttgattttgaaacactttgtccaccaacctagtgtaagttgcgccagcgttcttcaaaccgaacggcatcattttatacatgaatgtgccgtgaatggtgatgaatgcgcatttaggcatgtcttcctcggccataaatacctgatgataccctgagaaggcgtctagtaggcttagcatagtgtagcctgctgtggcgtcaattaaactatctattcgaggcaagggatagcaatctttagggcacgctttattaagattggtaaaataaacacacatcctccacgcccctgaagatttcctcaccattacaacatttgctagccactcagggtaagtacaaggcatgataaagcccgccgctaataatttgtctacttcagctttgatggcctcatccttctcggccgaggagttcctcatcttctgcttgaccggccgagcggtggagagtacgttcagcttgtgaacgatcacctcccgactcacgcctggcatctcgacagctgagtatgcgaagacatatTTGTTCTTCCTTAGTAGGTCTAGGAGAtaggccctgaattttggctccaggttgacaccgacagttacggtgcgccctgggtcaatctccacttcctcggtctaggctccttcgaccatgccgacattagtattcatcggttcaccctcctgctgcaaggtgggctcttccctttctccgatttcttcgccactttgagggattgcatgttgcaccccctggcagacacttggatattgactatttcatctttctcgtcctttgagacgagcttttgtgcttccccccggtccgagacgtacatcaatgtcagggcccggatggacatcactgcatcggcctcgctcaaagtgacccggcctatgagaacattgtaggcagacgaaccatcgataaccacgaactcagataaaacatttttagccgcatccgcttggccgaacatcaccggtgatcccgattgaccccggggtaccaggccggccccggagaagaaGCTGTACAAACGAGTTAGTGCGAGGGCTCGGGTCTCCAATCTTggaccgagattaagaaagcactccgaacgaacatgatgttcgtgtaggcgccgtgtcaatcaggcaccttttgaccaagtggttggctatatccggGTGGACAACAAGCGGGTCATTtgtgcggggcgacgactccctcgtagtccttctttccaatggttatatcggggatggtggaagcggggatcgctgttttaggcacaaagttgatggcttggtataactcatttaggtgccgtttgtgcccattagctgacccaccgttctcgtttcccccgatgacaacctggattactCCCATTCGTTGGAAAACtaattttctattcgccccgtcggcgcttgttcctgggcctccagctacatacttgctgaggctccccttccggattagctcttcgatggcgttccttaggtgtcgacagttgtcagttttatggccggtgtggccgtggtactcgcaaaagtggcttgtgtcaccgtcccccctcgccttggggggccttgcccacttctgtccatcattcttgcttagggtaaagagCTCGGCTGGAGAGGCGACCAgggggtgagactactgtaccACTTCTGGttgtacggtcccgaactccccccggcgcccgccgagtgctgtttcctattagatctctcaggccgtgacctattcccgtcacggcgaccttcatctatgTTGTCCAGGTGGTTCTTCCTCtatgggtgcccagcttcactgtggcctacccaggttttgtgatagtcttccacctttacggctcggtcggccatctttctggcggagtctaagttgaggtcttcgcacttgatcagctcgtttttgaactcgcctttcgggaggcctttcatcgcgcgAAGGCCGCCGGTTCGGTGTTCACTCACGGATCCGCtcgaaccttagcgtcgaatcttttgacgtagcttcggagggactcgtcctcccccagtcggatagttaggagatccgatgtctccacggcccttctcttgttgcaagcatactgggctatgaaattgtctctcgTGTCGGCATAACAaagataccgagccattaggtagccccttgtaccaactcgacCATCCCATGcggggtcgttgggaagactcggcaccacacctcatggccgctcccataccgacatgtacgactcgaaagccccggcatggtcggtcgggtcgctatcccctttgtatgatatgggcggcggCTTCGGACTTAGTCGGCACGGGGATCTCGAGGATATAGGTGCGAGGGGgttgtcgaccacgtgtcgaatgacacgcggcgatcggctccttgcaaccttagtccggcttctctccctctggcgggaagggcttcttgtccgactttggtgagtcggacttctttcattccttcggggctggccttgttgttgccgcggcgacgctgtcctcccgcgagtgggggaaggactcggGTCGCCACCGGCACCACGGCTCTCTGCGGCGTTctagcatgcccagctccttgtatcgctccggacaagttgttcggagtcactctatgggccctggtcacctgtggatgcgctgccgcccccgtcgtcgtgacaggggtaaccggcgtactacccatcaggtccaggaatagcttcaatttggccgcatcgaccacatgtcccatgacagtgacttggtcggtaggcagcggtgtttctggctctctcggcatcccgatctcagaattatggaacgtgtcatcctggaagaatgcagttccctcactcacagtttcttgttgctttgacatcttcttagctcgctgaatggtttttttttgtttaatgtaggtgactagcttttagtacgtgtttcccacagacggcgccaattgttccgggtgtaatttcggagcaggattgtgaccacttgaacTTGTAGAATGAtatcgttgctcgtctcttcctttcactctttcctgtaaagattaacaaactgagggctcggcttggggccaagcgtactcactccgacgctcaagtcagtaaacttagagagataagttgtatgtttaacttggcaaagtatattatattgtagagagataagggagtttataccagattttctcgttagtttctcaatgagagatgtggagtatttatagactttcaccttttgtcacgtagtggccaagtggcgtagcaggtgaaaagactgtcttaccctcggccgagggacccatgacaggccggcaggcctggttgactccatgccgaggggactggatgtgagtatacggatatgcctctcggccggctagttgccgagccgagacccaagtgacaggccgacaggctttgtcggttagaacgtttttcttttgacttgttgtcttttagctttgaccttggtcaatatgttgacttggtcagcgggtgaaaaatatgccccatcagtatgtaaccgttatctatttatattgatgaaattttgtcaacggttctgcttaaataaaccgttgtaaaagttttgaactcgacaacggttatcgttcgttatcttatatttttggcggtttgaatgggagggaaaatatgtcaacggttatttatctaaataaaaccgttgacaaataattgtttgcaacaggttgtttttaaccgttatcgtttttattttatttttaaaatgatTTTAGCTCATTCTAGCAATTCTTTGAAATGCTATCTTTTCAAAGAATATGTAGTATTCTTTGAAATGTTATTTTTTCAGCTGTTGCCGAAAAATAGCATTCTATAGCAGCTGTGcagtgcaaaaattcaatcctgtatcaaaatattacaccccgcaatcaattaagcccagtttaaaaacagtacaaacaggatgatcaatagccaaaacacaactgctattgagaaaataaaagaaaccaatacacaatggatctatatatacacactcgtacataaagcatgagaaaactattgagacctcgctaatgaaacaacataattggcccacatatttctcatctggttgatgttctctggcgaatattccggggctttgttgagtatttgtGGAAACTAAAATTCAAAagatacataatcaaaatagatataatacatggaagtatacagaactgaactcaatttacgtctgaaatactttttaaatcacactaagccgtatcggaatggtagataaTTTTCTGTTGATAACTTCCCACATGgactgaaaaacgtaaaagccgtattgtttgtcgtctggtgctttaggagactattatataaatcacacacaaatcagctgaattagataatcaacctctcgcataaacattaattaaatgatacgagtaactattaagaatacacttactaatggcgtgataaaattgggaacagcgtcgctttcatatttcccaaatggacataatctttttttttttttttgcttcaaaaacactaaatcataaatatacacatatgccattattatttgcatatatatatatatatatatatatatatatatatatatatatatatatatatatatatatatatatatatatatatatatatatatattatatatagtgataagatcatttgagtccatgtcttacacttgagtccataagtcctccttatagccattggatgaggaagatggagggttgagattggaagcaaaaaaagGATGGTTAATGTCTAATTAAACACTTcccctctctactttactaatccatactaattaaattttaatccactatataagatttatttttccaccaacttctctctcattcacacaattcatttccctactccctctctaaaacccaaattaattcaaaacacaaataaatactctcatcctaacaaaaaaaaatcaaattatttCATACACTACCACCCCACTCCACCCACCACACCGCCGCACACCCCACAGCAACCACCGCCTCCCGCcacaccaccacaccaccacacAACCACAACCCACACTCCCCACACAGCCGCACACCCCACACCCCACATCCACCACACCGCCGCACACCCCCACACCCCACAGCCACCACCGCACACACGACCACCACCTCCTCTCCTTCCTTCCCCACACAGCCGCACACCCCACACCCCACCGCGACAACAACACCACCATCACACGTCCACCACCGCACACACAAACAACCACGACCTCCTTCCTCCACCGCCCTCCCCTTCTCTTTTTTCCAGATCTGCCGccgtcttcttttttttttttcttttttttcttcttctttcttcaatcTCACGGTTGTTTTGCAGTgagtttgttttttttgttttgttttttcttcaatctcacggtcttttttttgcttttgactttttcttcttctttcttcttttttttcttcttctttcttcaatctcacagtcttttttttttgcttttgactttttcttttcttatttcttttttaGATCTACTTTTTAGAGGTGGGGTTCTCTTTTTTTGCTTTTGTGTTTGTTTATGGGTGTGGAACAGTGGACGTGTggttgccttttttttttttttttttttttttaatttcttatCTATTTTTGTAAAAAAGAATGGTGGTGGTTATTGTTGTAAAATATGATCCAAATATCATTTTTTTAAACACGAGATGAGGGAGGAGGTCTTATATCATTTTTTTGGTATATTTTAGTTGTAAGTTTTAGaaaagaattttgattttaatattaaatctactaaatatgaaatattttctttatattttttttcttagttcttatttttattttgtgagatatttttattttaattttagatGTACAAAATAGATCTAagattatttgttgattttaatcttagatatatttaaaatatagTTTAATTTTTAAGGTATTAcacttttttcattaaaattacacttttttttttattaaaattacactttcttttgctagaataacacttttttcggctagaataacacttttttctgatagaataacacttttttcgactaaaattacactttttctgctaaaattacattttttgttgttgttagaattacacatttttctgttaaaatcacacttttctccattaaaattacacttttttctgttaaaattatacatttttttgctagaataacacttttttcggctaaaattacactttttgttgttagaatcatacttttttttgctagaataacactttgttcggctaaaattacacttttttgttgttagaattacacttttttctgttgaaattacactttttttttgctagaataacacttttttcggctaaaattacactttttgttgttagaattacactttttgttgttagaatacacttttttgttgttagaattacaatttttctgttaaaattacactttttttgctagaataacacttttttcggctaaaattgcaccttttgttgttagaattacactttttgttgttagaattacacttttttctgttagaattacatttacctctattggactaaaattacactcttaatggacttggtcatattctcattggactaatgttacactctcaatggactatggACTATGGACtgtggactgaaattacacttttctggactaaaattacacttttctggactaaaattacattctccttgactaaaaataacaatctcattggactgaaattacacttacctggactaaaataacactttttgtcattaaaataacactcgtaaaatgctaaattacaataacttgtgataaaatgacaaaaattcaaaatattattcgttaaaatcactcggaaaagattgaagttaaaattgtaaaatgctaaattctcgaaaatatttcttaaaattacactttttgctgttagaattacactcgtaaaattacaattgtctcgaaaaaaaaaaacgaaaaaaacgaaacagtcgaaaacttgtctcgaaaaaaaaaaacgaaaaaaatcgaaacaggaaaaatgttaacaaaattttcataaattttgaagtataagacaaaatatggtgttaattgtgtatgataatgaattagtgaatgtattattaaaactagagagagaagtgaattcattagtgttaagtgtgttttttgctttcaatctcaaccttccaccatgcatgatccaagggttgtgggagggacttatggactcaaaaaaataAGGGATTTAGAAgaactttatatatatatatatatatatatatatatatatatatatatatatatatatatatatatatgtctcaagtcatacaataataaatgacattattgaaggttgtaaacttactcagttatcatccttacacaatgtcaaagggtttgccttcgcgagagtcaatccaaaGAGACAAtcgtttttgtttccacttggattgccagtagcacccaatgcttcctattcaatttgggacattgaactgttagttcatttacacccatttaaacatgttaataataaatttatagaaccgtgaatcattacaataatcacgtactatacatacatattctcattgtaggaggcaagccatagttttttggacgacatcaactgacgagcgatactattgatttgttcttcgtatgaaattctgtgcacagagaacgccttaggaatCAAGAATCCGTAGACGTAAAATGAGAACATCCactcagcgatctgattattcaggtacctattacgccacatgggaACATCCACTCAGCGAACTGATATTATTAATTTCATGGCAAAAAAAAAGCTTTAAAGTTATTTGAGAAAATCTataaattaaaatcattagttttgtgataaagaaatttcattaaaataagcaTGCATGACTTTACTTAACTTTTGATCAGTTTTCTATTTCAATTTTTTAtctcatattaaaatatgaaaaattaatgataCGTCAATTTTATATCTACAAATAATAAATTTTTTAACTAAAAgatctataaataccgtgcatgcATGCGCGAGATCCATACTACTTTATATAACACCTTCGCATATAATTTTTTGAacacatactccctccgtcctggtcAATTGCCGtcttttgattttggcacaaagataaAGGAAGGAGTAAGCCAATTATTAAATGATAAGTAGACCAAATTGCGTataaatgatcaaattgctcataaaatttattcttaaaataaaaaggataacaattgactaagacgcccaataataaaataggacaatAAATGATCGGAACAAAGTACGAGTATATCACAATTCACAATTATTCAGAATATCTTGCATATATACAGACTACATATTACTCGGATTATATTATTCGTGGCGTGACTAATCACTGATTCACTAGTAGCACTCCCTATTTCGTATTTGAAGCATTTTTACAATATGTTATATACTTCATCAGTTAATAGTAATGTAACTTGATACTCGCTCTATCCCAGTAAATCGTTTACCCTTACTTTATTTCGTGAATAATTACACGCCGAGTCCCGCTAATGTGGCTTCAACCACTTTTTCAACCAATTTATCAAGAATTCCCTTGCCTACTTCTGCAGCAAATTCTTCCCCGGAGCTTCTACCGGTAGTTGACGAACTGATATTAATGCAATCTTGATGGAAAGAAATCCCTTTACAAACAACGCATGAATAACACCAACCTTTACACTTTTTGTGGCAAGTCATACACTTAACTTTTGGGTGGCTGGGCACTTTCACAAGCAGCAAATAATGATCAGGATGCAAGGAATGTTGAGCGTATTGATTTTTCACGGCACAACACGGGTGCACAAAAAAGTCGCACGCCACACAACTGTACACCCTAGCATGAGAATCTCCACCATCGAGACACACATCACATAGCGTGAAATGGCGCCTTGTGCTAAGCTCAAGTTCGTGTTGCGGGTGGAAAGAGGACAACAATCGGGTCGGATGATTAACACACATTGTGTCGAAGTACATATTGCATGGTTCACAGTAGTACCTGTACTTTTTGTTACACTTATTGTTGCAGTAGCTGCAAATGTACTCGGTTGAGTCGATAACCAAGCTGAGTGGATGTTCGTGGATAAATTTTGTGACCTTGGTGTTCTCCGAAATTAGACCTCCTAGTATAACACTTGAGACCGCGCAAGGAGGGTGCAATTCGACATTGCAGCTCTTACAAGTGTACCGATTGCCCGTGCCATCCAGTGTGCAAGCGTAGCACCTGTACAAATATATGCTTAAATAAACCCGAAGACAacctaaagaaaaaaaaaaggaaatagaatGTTTACAAGATTAAGTACAAATTTTATTATTTTACCTATTTAAAATCGATCTTATTACTGAAGTAGAtttaaatcaatttttttttgggtGAGATCGCTCTACTGGGTTGTAACAAAACACAGTAGACTCAATAAGAACGCTCGAGTGACTCGACACAGTGAGAGTAGAAGAAATGAGAAAACTCGAGCTTAACTGAACAACGCATTAGACTAATTATCCTGGATCAGTGGTATTGGAATTTCGAGTTGATTGGGTACGGAAATCTATAAAATCTATAAAATGAAGGAGAAAAGTATGGCAAACAATCGGATCACTCAAAAGGTGACACGGTCCAAATACATGTATTGGAAATACTTTATAACCGATTCAAGGACTCGTTTCCTAGTTTCATTAGTTTCCGTATTATGTATTTTCTATTCCTGCTTGTGTTTGTTTATCTT
Encoded here:
- the LOC141600746 gene encoding uncharacterized protein LOC141600746 codes for the protein MAYCWGDLDSEEGESEEEEETANVCLSSVSLDLFSESDNESNASKAEKCLVGNSDSDSEDEELKATNMDPVRINNLVTASCIADKHGYIDRDKLKEGDVLIHEEAERERLAERLSGGPPDVSDYILHPQHQLKFEADDEQPFSCYACTLDGTGNRYTCKSCNVELHPPCAVSSVILGGLISENTKVTKFIHEHPLSLVIDSTEYICSYCNNKCNKKYRYYCEPCNMYFDTMCVNHPTRLLSSFHPQHELELSTRRHFTLCDVCLDGGDSHARVYSCVACDFFVHPCCAVKNQYAQHSLHPDHYLLLVKVPSHPKVKCMTCHKKCKGWCYSCVVCKGISFHQDCINISSSTTGRSSGEEFAAEVGKGILDKLVEKVVEATLAGLGV